A genome region from Crossiella equi includes the following:
- a CDS encoding alpha/beta fold hydrolase yields the protein MIGRRTFTLGALTALGTLGLAGTGTAAPGPRVRNVVLVHGAYADGSSWAPVVTRLQQAGLRVTSVQNPLTSLAEDVAATTRALDRQDGPTVLAGHSYGGMVVSQAGGHPRVASLVYVAARAPEAGEDYPALAARFPTPPANAGIVERAGFRQLSQEAFLRDFANGLPRHKALALYAAQGPVAASLFTTRTTAAAWHEHPTFYAVSRRDRTTSPELQRFLAGRMGAHTVELDSGHLSIQTHPDEIARLVLAAAR from the coding sequence GTGATCGGAAGACGGACCTTCACCCTCGGCGCCCTGACCGCGCTGGGCACCCTCGGCCTGGCGGGCACCGGGACGGCCGCACCGGGCCCGCGCGTCCGCAACGTGGTGCTGGTGCACGGCGCCTACGCCGACGGCTCCTCCTGGGCACCGGTGGTGACTCGCCTCCAGCAGGCGGGCCTGCGCGTCACCTCGGTGCAGAACCCGCTGACCTCGCTGGCCGAGGACGTCGCCGCCACCACCCGCGCCCTGGACCGGCAGGACGGCCCGACCGTGCTGGCCGGGCACTCCTACGGCGGCATGGTGGTCTCCCAGGCGGGCGGGCACCCCCGCGTGGCCTCGCTGGTCTACGTGGCCGCCCGCGCTCCCGAGGCGGGCGAGGACTACCCGGCGCTGGCCGCCCGCTTCCCCACCCCGCCCGCGAACGCGGGCATCGTGGAACGCGCCGGGTTCCGGCAGCTCAGCCAGGAGGCGTTCCTGCGCGACTTCGCCAACGGCCTGCCCCGGCACAAAGCCCTGGCGCTGTACGCGGCGCAGGGCCCGGTGGCCGCCTCGCTGTTCACCACCCGCACCACGGCCGCGGCCTGGCACGAGCACCCCACGTTCTACGCGGTGTCCCGGCGGGACCGCACCACGTCCCCGGAGCTGCAACGGTTCCTGGCCGGGCGCATGGGCGCGCACACGGTCGAGCTGGACTCCGGGCACCTGTCGATCCAGACCCACCCGGACGAGATCGCCCGCCTGGTCCTGGCCGCGGCGCGTTAG
- a CDS encoding EAL domain-containing protein, with amino-acid sequence MTEQVQRTRRGPHVLEPSESAQPCPQNGDQADQAECLEIAFPDAPALLCDANTYVVKANKAAADLAGATPGELVGLELGALLVGAEPDTRLCRPGGGEVPVRVVRLPAPGVGRQVVLLVDISDLASAAQALREEERRLNDVQRVAGIASWEFDPETGVTVWSANHYELLGLEPGSVTPGAQAVLDLAHPEDRELVAAYWTDHKQSGDSIDIEYRVIRPDGEMRRIRGEAKSHCDEQGRLLRITGYIRDITEQWRVENELAKERVRLLEAQRIARMGSWTYEVAAGTIYRSEALIELFDEVGSVPDNDILSGVHPNDLQALADLRDRLLTAEHGETAETEFRGELGDKVYMLRVRAEHGEDAAVARLQATVQNVTEQRALERQLLRERRRLDDAQRVSRLGTWEWYPSTGETVWSEMLFELYGVPQGQRTTYQDYLNLVHPEDRQWVDELWHQLAADEQPVECEHRLVRGDGAVRVFRCHGAAVALPDGRTVMVGTAQDITEQRVVETRMQRSSQRFADLVSVTPVGIGIFDDSERLVDANDALCELLGFDLEQLRGMTAEQLTHPDEPAEQLSIGAMMDAEDQKSFKIPQRILLRSDNEPVYCELHVALSVQDDGRRFSLVVFQDITERRRTAEALKHQATHDDLTGLPNRAAVKELLAGLLHGDHPHGVAVLFCDIDNFKRVNDSLGHDAGDELLVVLARRLEGGLPKGCTAARLSGDEYVIICENIDEVGGVDALATKVSSLLRTVVPVHGQLVRISASIGAAVPNGSRATGDDLLRFADAAMFEAKRRGAGRVSLASAALMASADWQVHLEGQLREALARDGLALHFQPVVDSNGIVTTAEALVRWPHPDRGLLSPDVFLPVAEQGDLLRELDRWVLRAALKEAANWPAPNGQKAPGVAVNLAGLLPGDPDFVDVVATAVAEAGIDWDRVILELVETSLVDLPSKTRAVMAELVERGVRFAVDDFGTGYSSLARLKDLPAQIIKVDRRFVSGVGKDPSDFAVARAVVDMARAMGRSCVAEGVETATQFNILQGVGVDAYQGWLFSRAVPPREFRAVLSLGRLHVPRADSGV; translated from the coding sequence GTGACCGAGCAGGTCCAGCGGACGAGGCGGGGGCCGCATGTGCTCGAACCGTCGGAGTCCGCTCAGCCATGCCCGCAGAACGGTGACCAGGCCGACCAGGCCGAGTGCCTGGAGATCGCTTTCCCGGACGCCCCCGCGCTGCTCTGTGACGCCAACACCTATGTGGTGAAGGCCAACAAGGCCGCCGCCGACCTCGCCGGGGCCACCCCCGGGGAGCTGGTCGGGCTGGAGCTGGGCGCGCTGCTGGTCGGCGCCGAGCCGGACACCCGGCTCTGCCGCCCCGGCGGCGGTGAGGTGCCGGTGCGCGTGGTCCGGCTGCCCGCGCCGGGGGTGGGCCGCCAGGTCGTGCTGCTGGTCGACATCTCCGACCTGGCCAGCGCCGCGCAGGCCCTCCGCGAGGAGGAGCGGCGGCTCAACGACGTGCAGCGCGTGGCGGGCATCGCCTCCTGGGAGTTCGACCCGGAGACCGGCGTGACCGTCTGGTCGGCCAACCACTACGAGCTCCTGGGCCTGGAGCCCGGTTCGGTCACTCCGGGTGCCCAGGCGGTGCTCGACCTCGCCCACCCCGAGGACCGCGAGCTGGTGGCCGCCTACTGGACCGACCACAAGCAGTCCGGCGACTCCATCGACATCGAGTACCGGGTCATCCGCCCGGACGGCGAGATGCGGCGCATCCGCGGCGAGGCCAAGTCGCACTGCGACGAGCAGGGCAGGCTGCTGCGCATCACCGGGTACATCCGGGACATCACCGAGCAGTGGCGGGTGGAGAACGAGCTGGCCAAGGAGCGCGTCCGGCTGCTCGAGGCCCAGCGCATCGCCCGCATGGGCAGCTGGACCTACGAGGTCGCGGCGGGCACCATCTACCGCTCCGAGGCGCTGATCGAGCTCTTCGACGAGGTCGGGTCGGTTCCGGACAACGACATCCTCTCCGGCGTGCACCCGAACGACCTGCAGGCGCTGGCCGACCTGCGCGACCGGCTGCTCACCGCCGAGCACGGCGAGACCGCCGAGACCGAGTTCAGGGGCGAGCTCGGCGACAAGGTCTACATGCTGCGGGTGCGCGCCGAGCACGGCGAGGACGCCGCGGTCGCCCGGCTGCAGGCCACCGTGCAGAACGTCACCGAGCAGCGCGCGCTGGAACGCCAGCTGCTGCGCGAGCGGCGGCGCCTGGACGACGCGCAGCGCGTGTCCCGCCTGGGCACCTGGGAGTGGTACCCCTCCACCGGTGAGACCGTGTGGTCGGAGATGCTCTTCGAGCTCTACGGCGTGCCGCAGGGCCAGCGCACCACCTACCAGGACTACCTCAACCTCGTGCACCCCGAGGACCGGCAGTGGGTGGACGAGCTGTGGCACCAGCTGGCCGCCGACGAGCAGCCCGTGGAGTGCGAGCACCGGCTGGTCCGGGGCGACGGCGCGGTGCGGGTCTTCCGCTGCCACGGCGCCGCGGTGGCGCTGCCGGACGGCCGCACGGTCATGGTCGGCACCGCCCAGGACATCACCGAGCAGCGGGTGGTGGAGACGCGCATGCAGCGCTCCAGCCAGCGCTTCGCCGACCTGGTCTCGGTCACCCCGGTCGGCATCGGCATCTTCGACGACAGCGAGCGCCTGGTCGACGCCAACGACGCGCTGTGCGAGCTGCTCGGCTTCGACCTGGAACAGCTGCGCGGCATGACCGCCGAGCAGCTCACGCACCCGGACGAGCCCGCCGAGCAGCTGTCCATCGGCGCCATGATGGACGCCGAGGACCAGAAGAGCTTCAAGATCCCGCAGCGCATCCTGCTGCGCTCGGACAACGAGCCGGTCTACTGCGAGCTGCACGTGGCGCTGTCCGTGCAGGACGACGGCCGCCGGTTCTCCCTGGTGGTCTTCCAGGACATCACCGAGCGCCGCCGCACCGCCGAGGCGCTCAAGCACCAGGCCACCCACGACGACCTCACCGGCCTGCCCAACCGCGCCGCGGTCAAGGAGCTGCTGGCCGGGCTGCTGCACGGCGACCACCCGCACGGCGTCGCGGTGCTGTTCTGCGACATCGACAACTTCAAGCGGGTCAACGACTCCCTCGGCCACGACGCGGGCGACGAGCTGCTCGTGGTGCTGGCCCGGCGGCTGGAGGGCGGGCTGCCCAAGGGCTGCACCGCCGCGAGGCTCTCCGGCGACGAGTACGTGATCATCTGCGAGAACATCGACGAGGTCGGCGGCGTCGACGCCCTGGCCACCAAGGTGTCCAGCCTGCTGCGCACGGTGGTGCCGGTGCACGGCCAGCTGGTGCGCATCTCCGCCTCGATCGGTGCCGCGGTGCCCAACGGCTCCCGCGCCACCGGCGATGACCTGCTGCGCTTCGCCGACGCGGCCATGTTCGAGGCCAAGCGCCGGGGTGCGGGCCGGGTCTCGCTGGCCAGCGCGGCGCTGATGGCCTCGGCCGACTGGCAGGTGCACCTGGAGGGCCAGCTGCGCGAGGCGCTGGCCCGGGACGGCCTGGCCCTGCACTTCCAGCCGGTGGTCGACTCCAACGGCATCGTCACCACGGCCGAGGCGCTGGTGCGCTGGCCGCACCCGGACCGGGGCCTGCTCTCCCCGGATGTGTTCCTGCCGGTGGCCGAGCAGGGCGACCTGCTGCGCGAGCTGGACCGCTGGGTGCTGCGCGCCGCGCTGAAGGAGGCGGCCAACTGGCCCGCCCCCAACGGCCAGAAGGCGCCCGGCGTCGCGGTGAACCTGGCCGGGCTGCTGCCCGGCGACCCGGACTTCGTGGACGTGGTGGCCACCGCGGTGGCCGAGGCGGGCATCGACTGGGACCGGGTGATCCTGGAGCTGGTCGAGACCAGCCTGGTCGACCTGCCGTCCAAGACCAGGGCGGTGATGGCCGAGCTGGTCGAGCGCGGCGTGCGGTTCGCCGTCGACGACTTCGGCACCGGCTACTCCTCGCTGGCCCGCCTCAAGGACCTGCCCGCGCAGATCATCAAGGTGGACCGGCGGTTCGTCTCCGGGGTGGGCAAGGACCCGTCGGACTTCGCGGTGGCCCGCGCGGTGGTCGACATGGCCCGGGCCATGGGCCGCAGCTGCGTGGCCGAGGGCGTGGAGACCGCCACCCAGTTCAACATCCTCCAGGGCGTGGGGGTGGACGCCTACCAGGGCTGGCTGTTCTCCCGGGCGGTGCCGCCCCGGGAGTTCCGCGCGGTGCTGTCGCTGGGGCGCCTGCACGTGCCCAGGGCCGACTCCGGGGTGTAG
- a CDS encoding NAD(P)-dependent malic enzyme: MTTVDDQTTGQLTDEEIFSAHEAGKLSIAATASLADPRALSIAYTPGVARVSKAIAADPGLAARYTWTHRLVAVVSDGTAVLGLGDIGPRASLPVMEGKSALFKTFGGLDSIPLVLDTTDVDEIVETLVRLRPSFGAVNLEDVAAPRCFELEQRLIEALDCPVMHDDQHGTAIVVLAALRGAAAALGRELEPLKVVISGAGAAGVACSKILLAAGVKDVVVIDSRGVISKGREALNPVKVELAELTNPRGVTGSLDDALAGADVFIGLSSSQVGLAQIRTMAPDSIVFALSNPDPEIHPELAAQHAAVVATGRSDFPNQINNVLAFPGVFRGALDSGARRITENMKLAAAEAIFQVAAEDLAVDRIVPSALDPRVAVEVAAAVAEAARADGVA, translated from the coding sequence GTGACCACCGTGGACGACCAGACCACCGGCCAGCTCACCGATGAGGAGATCTTCTCCGCGCACGAGGCCGGCAAGCTGTCGATCGCCGCGACCGCATCACTCGCCGACCCGCGCGCGTTGTCCATCGCCTACACCCCCGGGGTGGCGCGGGTCAGCAAGGCCATCGCCGCCGACCCGGGCCTCGCCGCCCGCTACACCTGGACCCACCGCCTGGTGGCCGTGGTCAGCGACGGCACCGCCGTGCTCGGCCTCGGCGACATCGGCCCGCGAGCCTCCCTGCCGGTGATGGAGGGCAAGTCCGCGCTGTTCAAGACCTTCGGCGGCCTGGACTCGATCCCGCTGGTGCTGGACACCACCGACGTCGACGAGATCGTGGAGACCCTGGTCCGCCTGCGCCCGTCCTTCGGCGCGGTGAACCTGGAGGACGTGGCCGCACCGCGCTGCTTCGAGCTGGAGCAGCGGCTGATCGAGGCCCTGGACTGCCCGGTCATGCACGACGACCAGCACGGCACCGCCATCGTCGTGCTCGCCGCGCTGCGGGGTGCCGCGGCCGCGCTGGGCCGGGAGCTGGAGCCGCTCAAGGTCGTCATCTCCGGGGCGGGCGCGGCGGGCGTGGCCTGCTCGAAGATCCTGCTCGCGGCCGGGGTCAAGGACGTCGTGGTGATCGACTCGCGCGGCGTGATCAGCAAGGGCCGCGAGGCGCTGAACCCGGTCAAGGTCGAGCTGGCCGAGCTCACCAACCCGCGCGGCGTCACCGGCTCGCTGGATGACGCGCTGGCCGGTGCGGACGTCTTCATCGGCCTGTCCTCCTCCCAGGTGGGCCTGGCGCAGATCAGGACCATGGCGCCGGACAGCATCGTGTTCGCGCTGTCCAACCCGGACCCGGAGATCCACCCGGAGCTCGCCGCGCAGCACGCCGCGGTGGTGGCCACCGGGCGCAGCGACTTCCCGAACCAGATCAACAATGTGCTGGCCTTCCCCGGTGTGTTCCGGGGCGCGCTGGACTCCGGCGCCCGCCGGATCACCGAGAACATGAAGCTGGCCGCGGCCGAGGCCATCTTCCAGGTCGCGGCCGAGGACCTGGCCGTGGACCGGATCGTGCCCAGTGCCCTGGACCCCCGGGTCGCCGTCGAGGTCGCCGCCGCGGTTGCTGAAGCCGCGCGTGCGGACGGGGTAGCCTGA
- a CDS encoding dTDP-4-dehydrorhamnose 3,5-epimerase family protein, protein MQVRKLTIPDTYEFTPKVFPDDRGLLVVPFSSSVLAETIGYEFPLAQTNHSVSRRGVIRGVHYADTPPGQAKYVYCARGALLDVMVDIREGSPTYGQWQAVRLDAESYNALYIAEGIGHSFLALTDDTVMNYLCSTGYAPAREHGINPMDPALGLPWAEYLDGAEPVLSDKDRGAPTLAEAEAAGVLPKYQTCVDFYASQRA, encoded by the coding sequence ATGCAGGTGCGGAAATTGACGATCCCGGACACGTACGAATTCACCCCGAAAGTCTTTCCGGACGACCGGGGGCTGCTCGTGGTCCCCTTCTCTTCCTCGGTTCTGGCGGAGACCATCGGCTACGAGTTCCCGCTCGCCCAGACCAACCACTCGGTGTCCCGCCGAGGGGTGATCCGGGGCGTGCACTACGCCGACACCCCGCCGGGGCAGGCGAAGTACGTCTACTGCGCGCGGGGCGCCCTGCTCGACGTCATGGTCGACATCCGCGAGGGCTCGCCGACCTACGGCCAGTGGCAGGCGGTGCGGCTGGACGCGGAGAGCTACAACGCGCTCTACATCGCCGAGGGCATCGGCCACTCGTTCCTGGCCCTGACCGACGACACGGTCATGAACTACCTCTGCTCCACCGGCTACGCCCCGGCCCGCGAGCACGGCATCAACCCGATGGACCCGGCCCTGGGCCTGCCGTGGGCCGAGTACCTGGACGGTGCCGAGCCGGTCCTGTCCGACAAGGACCGCGGCGCCCCCACACTGGCCGAGGCCGAGGCGGCGGGCGTGCTGCCGAAGTACCAGACCTGCGTGGACTTCTACGCCAGCCAGCGCGCCTAG
- a CDS encoding S26 family signal peptidase — translation MEVIVLWERLLPVRRLGVRGPSMAPALSDGDVVLVRLGARPRAGQVVLVRWAARPGQLSVKRAVRAQDTGWWVLGDNTFGSTDSAVLGPAEVLGVVRWRLWPRPGRVPARTSPVEND, via the coding sequence GTGGAGGTGATCGTCTTGTGGGAACGGCTTCTGCCGGTTCGGCGGTTGGGGGTGCGCGGGCCGTCCATGGCACCCGCCCTCAGCGACGGGGACGTGGTGCTCGTGCGGCTGGGCGCCCGGCCCCGCGCCGGGCAGGTCGTGCTGGTCCGGTGGGCCGCCCGGCCCGGGCAGCTGTCCGTCAAACGTGCCGTGCGGGCCCAGGACACCGGCTGGTGGGTGCTCGGGGACAACACCTTCGGATCCACCGACTCGGCCGTCCTGGGGCCCGCTGAGGTGCTCGGGGTCGTGCGCTGGCGCCTGTGGCCCCGGCCGGGCCGGGTGCCCGCCAGGACCAGCCCCGTCGAGAACGACTAG
- the sodN gene encoding superoxide dismutase, Ni, translated as MRLLSRILAPSMEATAHCDLPCGVYDPAQARIEAESVKAIQEKFQANEDPEFRQRAIEIKEQRCELVKHHLWVLWTDYFKPPHFEKYPDLHDLFNKATKAAGAGGAKGSTDPKTGAELLDYIEQISTIFWETKKAA; from the coding sequence ATGCGACTGCTGTCGCGGATCCTCGCCCCGAGCATGGAGGCCACCGCGCACTGCGACCTCCCCTGCGGGGTGTACGACCCGGCCCAGGCCCGCATCGAGGCCGAGTCGGTGAAGGCGATCCAGGAGAAGTTCCAGGCCAACGAGGACCCGGAGTTCCGCCAGCGCGCCATCGAGATCAAGGAACAGCGCTGCGAGCTCGTCAAGCACCACCTCTGGGTGCTGTGGACGGACTACTTCAAGCCGCCGCACTTCGAGAAGTACCCGGACCTGCACGACCTGTTCAACAAGGCCACCAAGGCCGCGGGCGCGGGCGGTGCCAAGGGCTCCACGGACCCGAAGACCGGCGCCGAGCTGCTGGACTACATCGAGCAGATCTCGACCATCTTCTGGGAGACCAAGAAGGCGGCGTGA